The DNA window CCTCAAACTTCGATTGTCAAGATCCCTGGTCCTGAAGTCATATCTGTTATAAACAGCCTTTGTGGTGACCCTAAGAACAGTGTGTTTATAGTTAGCGGTAGGGGGAGAGATTCTCTGAGTGATTGGTTTGCTCAATGTGAGAATTTGGGCATAGCAGCCGAGCATGGATACTTCATCAGGTATGATATTATTATTAGGAACAGAATATTTGTAATACAACTTGATAGAATTTTACTTTTCAGCTTTTTTTTATTGGTTGCTCTAGCGACTGATATAACACGTATTGACGATAATCAATTCCTTTTGTTGCTGATGTGAATTCTTGTAGGTCGAGTAGGACGTCCAATTGGGAAACTAGTTCGTTAGCAGCAGATTTTGACTGGAAAAGAATGGCAGAACCCGTGATGAAACTATATACAGAAGCAACTGATGGTTCTTATATAGAGACCAAGGATAGTGCCTTGGTGTGGCATCATCAAGACGCTGATCCAGATTTTGGATCCTGCCAGTCAAAGGAATTGCTGGATCATCTCGAAAGCGTTCTCGCAAATGAACCAGTAGTTGTCAAGAGGGGCCAGCATATCGTTGAAGTAAAGCCACAGGTATTATATCTCTAGTTTGTCTGCTGCTTATCTGGCCTCATTATAGTGAAAGGTTTTAACATTCCAATAAATGTGCAGGGAGTCACTAAAGGGTTTGTGGCCGATAAAGTTCTTTCTGCAATGGTCGCTGACGGAAAATCAGCAGATTTTGTGATGTGTATCGGAGATGATAGGTCCGATGAAGACATGTTTGAAAGCATATCTAATACAGCTTCAAGTTTGTCATATCCTTCTGCTCCCGAGATCTTTGCATGCACCGTCGGCCAAAAACCGAGCAAAGCTAGGTACTATGTAGATGATACTAATGAGGTACTTGCATTGCTTCAAGGTTTGGCTAATGCTTCGAGTTCCAAGGCAAGATATAGCACAGAAGTACAAGTTTCTTTTGATAACATAGCTTGACTGGTGGCTACTACAGATTATCCCTGAATATTTCTTGATACACAGTTCACAGTATTTCTCGTGACTTTAGTCGTCCGATATAACTTATTCAACACAGTCCAGGGGTTGGCACCAATGCTGGTTTTAGGTTAATTACAAGCCAATCGcatagtttttattttcctttttttttcccGGCCGTTAGAATGCAGGAGGATGGGGACGGGTGTATGTAAGTTGTGGTGGTAtgtggaagaaaaaaaaagataaaaatgctTTGTGCAGTTCACAAATTTAGATGTTTTATCTTCACAGGTAGCCATACAAATGAGCAGACAATTTTCTTGTATACTTGGAATGATTTTACATTTTACATATACATCAAAGGCATTCTTTCTTGTTCCGTACAACCTCAAACATTGAAAACATGTGTTCTATTTTCTTGTCCATTTCTTGAACTTCTGGCTCACCCAAAAGGACCATAACCGACCCGCTAAATCAATCTGACTTTGATGTCAAAACCGactcttaacttttttttggtGACGAAGACTTACTCTTTCGAACTGCTGTCAAATACCGGGATATGAACCGTCCATAAACCCACATACCtacaattaatttattagaaaGGACCTAGTCGGGTTTGAACCTTTAACCATAGCGCCCATATAGCTGTGGCTTACACAACCAAGTCATCTTCATTATATAAGCGACAACGTACTCACGAAGTGATCAGTTAAAGCTCTATTATCAGTTAACCAAAAACATCTTCGAAATTCCAAAGGAAAAATGGCTTCTCGTTACTGTATACTGCTCGTCTTGCTCACATTCTTTGTTTTTCAGGTACTATTTTTCcttcaattttcagttttaaattaccttttttctttgttttaagCTAGGTTgttgaaaaaaaaacagtaaaattAAGTACTTTAAAAGTATGTTAACAGCAATACATGCAGGTTGCTGCTGAAAACATCAAACCCTCATCATCACCATTTGATACGGTTCTTGAAACCCTACAGAAACAAATCAAGTAAGTTCGATCTATTGATACCCACTGCTTTTAATTGCCAAGAAAATCCATAAAAATTGAATCTTTATTGAAATCAAATGTTAAATAATTGAGCTTTCTTGATTCATCGTTGTGCAGCTATAGTTTCACCAACGTTGGTCTGCTCCACCGCGCGATGACCCACCCGTCATTCTCGCAGGAGAACAACAGGGCGCTGAGTATTATGGGGTCTAATGTAATAGACACCTTTGTTTCTCTGTATTGGCTTAGTAAAGACATTGATATCTCCTCTAAAGAACTCAATCGCCGCGTGGCTGATGTCTCAAATGTGAAAAATTCATGTGCTGTTGATGGGACGCGATTGGGGTTGCATAAGGTTGTTAGGGTTTCTGACAAGACTGATTCGACATCTGCTTCAGTGGTTTGCGGTGCTTTTCGAGCAATTTTTGGTGCTATTGCTATTGATACTGAGAATGCTGATGATGCTGGAAGTGTTTTCTGGGGTGTACATCGTCGTAATGTTGAGGGAGGAAATGCTGTTGCGTTGTAGTGTAAGTTTTAGCTCTTCTTGTTTTATGATGTTTGTAGAGGATTTGTGCTTTCCCTTGTTCATACAGCCATGAATTTAAGTTTAGTATTATGGAATTCTAGATTGATGTCATTTGGATGATTTACCACCTGTTTGCTTGATAGAATGTGAAGTAAGAAAAGattattttctttacaaaattagATAGAGGTCATGTTATTCATGCGTGCTTGTATAACACACTCTCCAGCTCGAGCTTGGCACAACTCGGCCTCAGCTCAGTCCGTTTACATGAACCCCTTCTCTTTGGGTGATTACACTATTCATATAGAAGCTAAAAATAGGCTGCCATAAGGAAATATTTTCTGTTGAACTTCGGTTATTGTCGATGCTTAACTGCATATGCCATTTATTTTGAACTCAAAACTTAGGACCAAGTCTGCAGTTAGTGGGGGGGACTGAGGATAGTTTTT is part of the Mercurialis annua linkage group LG3, ddMerAnnu1.2, whole genome shotgun sequence genome and encodes:
- the LOC126673267 gene encoding protein NUCLEAR FUSION DEFECTIVE 2-like, whose amino-acid sequence is MASRYCILLVLLTFFVFQVAAENIKPSSSPFDTVLETLQKQINYSFTNVGLLHRAMTHPSFSQENNRALSIMGSNVIDTFVSLYWLSKDIDISSKELNRRVADVSNVKNSCAVDGTRLGLHKVVRVSDKTDSTSASVVCGAFRAIFGAIAIDTENADDAGSVFWGVHRRNVEGGNAVAL